In Jejubacter calystegiae, the following are encoded in one genomic region:
- the ffh gene encoding signal recognition particle protein: MFDNLTDRLSRTLRNISGRGRLTEENIKDTLREVRMALLEADVALPVVRDFISRVKEKAVGHEVNKSLTPGQEFVKIVRGELVAAMGEENNELNLAAQPPAVVLMAGLQGAGKTTSVGKLGKFLREKRKKKVLVVSADVYRPAAIKQLETLAQQVGVDFFPSDVQQKPVDIVNAALKEAKLKFYDVLLVDTAGRLHVDEAMMDEIKQVHAAINPVETLFVVDAMTGQDAANTAKAFNEALPLTGVVLTKVDGDARGGAALSIRHITGKPIKFLGVGEKTEALEPFHPDRIASRILGMGDVLSLIEDIESKVDRDQAEKLANKLKKGDGFDLNDFLDQLKQMKNMGGMASLMGKLPGMGQLPDNVKSQMDDKVLVRMEAIISSMTRKERERPEIIKGSRKRRIATGCGMQVQDVNRLLKQFDDMQRMMKKMKKGGMAKMMRGMKGMMPPGFPGR; this comes from the coding sequence ATGTTTGATAATTTAACTGACCGATTGTCGCGCACGCTGCGCAATATCAGCGGCCGCGGGCGCCTTACAGAAGAGAACATTAAAGATACCCTGCGTGAAGTGCGCATGGCGTTACTGGAAGCCGATGTGGCTCTTCCGGTAGTTCGTGATTTTATCAGCCGCGTAAAAGAGAAAGCGGTTGGTCACGAGGTGAACAAGAGCCTGACCCCAGGGCAGGAGTTCGTCAAAATCGTGCGCGGCGAGCTGGTCGCCGCCATGGGCGAAGAGAACAATGAGCTGAATCTGGCCGCGCAGCCGCCGGCGGTGGTTCTGATGGCGGGCCTGCAGGGCGCCGGTAAAACCACCAGCGTCGGTAAGCTGGGTAAGTTCCTGCGCGAAAAGCGTAAGAAGAAGGTACTGGTGGTGTCGGCGGACGTTTACCGTCCTGCGGCCATTAAACAGCTGGAAACCCTGGCTCAGCAGGTGGGGGTCGACTTTTTCCCCTCCGACGTTCAGCAAAAGCCGGTCGACATCGTCAATGCCGCGCTGAAAGAGGCGAAGCTTAAGTTCTACGACGTGCTGCTGGTGGATACCGCCGGTCGTCTGCACGTTGATGAAGCGATGATGGACGAGATCAAGCAGGTCCACGCCGCAATCAATCCGGTAGAGACCCTGTTCGTGGTGGATGCCATGACCGGTCAGGATGCTGCGAATACCGCGAAGGCGTTTAACGAAGCGCTGCCGCTGACCGGCGTAGTGCTGACCAAAGTGGACGGTGACGCCCGCGGCGGTGCTGCGCTCTCTATCCGCCATATTACCGGTAAGCCCATTAAGTTCCTTGGGGTCGGTGAAAAGACCGAAGCCCTGGAGCCGTTCCACCCGGATCGTATCGCGTCACGTATTCTCGGCATGGGCGATGTGCTGTCGCTGATTGAGGATATTGAAAGCAAGGTCGATCGCGACCAGGCTGAAAAACTGGCGAATAAGCTGAAGAAGGGGGACGGTTTCGATCTCAACGACTTCCTGGACCAGCTTAAGCAGATGAAAAACATGGGCGGTATGGCAAGCCTGATGGGCAAGCTGCCGGGCATGGGGCAGTTGCCGGACAACGTGAAGTCGCAGATGGACGATAAAGTTCTGGTGCGCATGGAGGCGATCATCAGCTCCATGACCCGCAAGGAGCGTGAGCGACCGGAGATCATCAAAGGTTCACGCAAGCGCCGTATCGCGACTGGCTGTGGCATGCAGGTTCAGGACGTTAACCGCCTGCTGAAGCAGTTTGACGATATGCAGCGTATGATGAAGAAGATGAAGAAAGGCGGCATGGCCAAGATGATGCGCGGGATGAAGGGGATGATGCCCCCTGGCTTCCCGGGACGCTGA
- the grpE gene encoding nucleotide exchange factor GrpE, with the protein MSSKEQNRPDEQVSEENTTEQQHEEVEVTEGAEQVDPRDERIANLEAQLAAAQQQERDIQLRTRAEMENLRRRTEQDVEKAHKFALEKFVNELLPVLDSLDRALEVADKENGDMAAMIEGIELTRKSMLDVVRKFGVEVVGDTQVPFNPDVHQAIAMVESEEVQPNHVLMVMQKGYTLNGRTIRAAMVSVAKAKA; encoded by the coding sequence ATGAGTAGTAAAGAACAGAATCGACCAGACGAGCAAGTCTCTGAAGAGAACACCACGGAACAGCAGCATGAAGAGGTGGAAGTGACTGAAGGTGCTGAACAGGTGGATCCGCGCGACGAACGTATCGCTAATCTGGAAGCGCAGTTAGCCGCGGCTCAGCAGCAGGAGCGCGATATTCAACTGCGCACCAGGGCAGAGATGGAAAACCTGCGTCGCCGTACCGAACAGGATGTGGAAAAAGCGCACAAGTTCGCGCTGGAGAAGTTCGTTAACGAACTGCTGCCGGTGCTCGACAGCCTGGATCGCGCTCTGGAAGTGGCCGACAAAGAGAATGGCGATATGGCCGCGATGATTGAAGGGATCGAGCTGACCCGTAAATCGATGCTCGACGTGGTCCGTAAGTTTGGTGTTGAAGTGGTGGGAGATACCCAGGTTCCCTTCAACCCGGATGTTCACCAGGCGATCGCGATGGTGGAATCCGAAGAGGTTCAACCGAACCACGTGCTGATGGTGATGCAGAAGGGTTACACCCTGAATGGCCGTACCATCCGCGCCGCGATGGTTTCCGTGGCGAAGGCGAAGGCCTGA
- a CDS encoding cytochrome C assembly family protein: MPVFALLALVAYSFSLALIVPGLLKKNSGWRRFALISAIIALICHGLALQARIFAGDSGQNLSLLNVGSLVSLMICTVMTIVASRNRGWLLLPIVYAFALINLALATFMPNEFITHLEATPGVMVHIGLSLFAYATLIIAALYALQLAWIDYQLKNKRLAFSADMPPLMTIERKMFHITQVGVVLLTLTLCSGLFYMNNLFSSENIDKAVLSIMAWFVYIILLWGHYHGGWRGRRVVWFNVAGAALLTLAYFGSRILQQISG, from the coding sequence ATGCCTGTTTTTGCACTGCTTGCGCTTGTCGCCTACTCTTTCAGTCTGGCGCTGATCGTCCCTGGCCTGTTAAAGAAAAACAGCGGATGGCGCCGTTTCGCCCTGATCTCCGCCATTATCGCGCTAATCTGCCACGGCCTGGCGCTACAGGCTCGCATCTTCGCGGGCGACAGCGGCCAGAACCTGAGCCTGCTTAACGTCGGCTCACTGGTCAGTCTGATGATCTGCACCGTCATGACCATCGTCGCCTCACGCAATCGCGGCTGGCTGTTGCTGCCCATCGTCTATGCGTTCGCGCTGATCAACCTGGCCCTGGCGACCTTTATGCCTAATGAATTTATTACGCATCTGGAAGCCACGCCGGGAGTGATGGTGCACATCGGACTGTCGCTGTTCGCCTACGCCACGCTGATTATCGCCGCGCTCTATGCGCTACAGCTTGCCTGGATCGACTATCAGTTGAAAAATAAGCGGCTGGCCTTTAGCGCCGATATGCCACCGCTGATGACCATCGAACGCAAGATGTTTCACATCACCCAGGTCGGCGTCGTGCTGCTGACCCTGACCCTGTGCTCCGGCCTGTTCTATATGAACAACCTGTTCAGCTCGGAAAATATCGACAAGGCCGTCCTGTCTATTATGGCATGGTTCGTCTATATCATCCTGCTATGGGGCCACTATCATGGCGGCTGGCGCGGACGGCGCGTAGTCTGGTTCAACGTGGCTGGCGCCGCCCTGCTGACGCTGGCCTACTTCGGAAGCCGGATACTGCAACAAATCTCCGGCTAA
- a CDS encoding HlyC/CorC family transporter, which produces MEHISTTTLIVSLIVMVVISAYFSGSETGMMTLNRYRLRHLSRQGNRAAKRVEKLLQKPDRLISLVLIGNNLVNILASALGTIVGMRLYGDAGVAIATGILTFVVLVFAEVLPKTIAALYPEKVAFPSSVLLAPLQIIMMPLVWLLNMITRLLMRLVGIRADGAVSAALSKDELRTIVNESHSQISRRNQDMLLSVLDLEKVTVDDIMVPRNEIVGIDINGDWKSIQRQLTHSPHGRIVLYRESLDDSISMLRVREAWRLMTEKKEFTKESVLRAADEIYYIPEGTPLNVQLVKFQRNKKKVGLVVDEYGDIQGLVSVEDILEEIVGDFTTSMSPTLAEEVRPQNDGSVLIEGSANVRDLNKAFNWKMPEDEARTINGMILEALEEIPAPGTRVRIEQYDIDILDVQDNMIKQVRVMPVKPLRESVEG; this is translated from the coding sequence TTGGAACACATCTCAACCACCACGCTGATCGTCAGTTTGATCGTGATGGTGGTGATTTCTGCTTACTTTTCCGGCTCTGAAACCGGAATGATGACCCTTAACCGCTACCGCCTGCGCCACCTGTCACGGCAGGGGAACCGCGCCGCAAAGCGGGTTGAGAAGCTACTGCAGAAACCCGACCGCCTGATAAGTCTGGTACTTATTGGTAATAACCTCGTCAATATTCTGGCCTCGGCGCTGGGCACTATTGTTGGTATGCGTCTGTATGGCGACGCCGGGGTGGCCATTGCCACCGGTATACTCACCTTTGTGGTGCTGGTGTTTGCCGAAGTGCTGCCAAAGACCATTGCCGCGCTCTACCCGGAAAAGGTCGCCTTCCCCAGCAGCGTTCTGCTGGCGCCGCTGCAAATCATCATGATGCCGCTGGTGTGGTTGCTCAATATGATCACCCGCCTTCTGATGCGTCTGGTGGGTATCAGGGCCGATGGCGCCGTTAGCGCCGCCCTGAGCAAAGATGAACTACGTACCATCGTTAACGAGTCCCACTCCCAGATTTCGCGCCGCAATCAGGATATGCTGCTGTCGGTGCTCGACCTTGAGAAAGTGACCGTCGACGACATTATGGTGCCGCGCAATGAGATTGTCGGTATCGACATCAACGGCGACTGGAAGTCCATTCAGCGCCAGCTCACCCATTCACCCCACGGGCGTATCGTGCTCTACCGCGAGTCGCTGGACGATTCCATCAGCATGCTGCGGGTGCGTGAAGCCTGGCGGCTGATGACCGAGAAAAAAGAGTTCACCAAAGAGAGTGTCCTGCGCGCCGCCGATGAGATCTACTACATCCCCGAAGGCACGCCCTTGAATGTGCAACTGGTGAAATTCCAGCGTAACAAGAAGAAGGTCGGCCTGGTGGTGGACGAATATGGCGATATTCAGGGGCTGGTCTCGGTAGAGGATATTCTGGAAGAGATCGTCGGCGACTTTACCACTTCGATGTCCCCGACCCTTGCCGAAGAGGTCCGCCCGCAGAATGACGGCTCGGTACTGATTGAAGGCAGCGCCAACGTGCGTGACCTGAATAAGGCCTTTAACTGGAAGATGCCGGAAGACGAAGCCCGCACCATCAACGGCATGATTCTGGAAGCTCTGGAAGAGATTCCGGCGCCGGGCACCCGGGTACGCATCGAACAATATGATATCGACATCCTGGACGTTCAGGACAATATGATTAAGCAGGTGAGAGTGATGCCGGTGAAGCCGCTACGCGAAAGCGTGGAGGGATAA